The Streptomyces sp. NBC_00576 genome contains the following window.
ACGATGTGTCGGCCTGCTGGAAACAGACGGTCCAGTTGGAGCGCATCCAGATGGCCTTGTCCTGATCGGACGCGTCGTGGTCGCCGGTGGAGAACCCGTCGGCGCGTGCTCTCTCCTCCGCCTTGTCCAGCCGCAGGCCTAGGTAGTTCGGGATCTCCGGGCCGGGAGTCGGCTTCGGTTCCTGCCCGCTGTCCGCCGCGTTCCTCGGTGAGGGCGAGCTGACCGATCCTCCGGCGCTCCGTGTCTTCGCGTCCGCCTCCGCCACGGTGTCCGACGTCTTGTTGTCCCGGGGTGCCGGCGGCAGGACCGCCCCGAACAGGACGACGGCCGCGACGGTCGCGGTCGCCTTCCACCGCTTCCGCCAGGCATTGCCCCACCACAGGAGGAAGAGCGCGACCAGCAGCATGAGGAACCCGAGGAACGCGTTCAGTAAGCCGAGCACCGGTACGGCCAGCACGAAGCCGACGCGGGCCCGCCCGGTTCGCCACCAGGGCGTGCGGGGCGGGCTGGCGGGCGGCGACGGCGGAGAGCCTGGGGCGGGTGCGGTGTGGGGCATGGCCGGGACGCCTTTCGGAGGGCGGCAGTTGATCCGTACGGCGCTCATCCCTACGACGGTGATCCATGCGACCGGCGGGACTGCTCGCGGGTCAACGGAGCTTAGTGAGTTGGGGGGTTCGTCTCGCGCCTTCGGAAGGCCCAAGGAGAGGACGCGAAGGGGCGGGAGCCGCTTGCCGAGGCAGGTGGAGAGGTGCGTGCCTGCGCGTGATCGAGGCGGCCGTCGGACGGCTCAGGGACCGGGCATTCGCCCAGCTCGGTACCGGGACGCGGATCCCGTGACCCGGTCGCGCCCGATGTTCGCCAAGGCCCTTGTGTGAACAACCAACCCCACCGAACCCGGCATGGACCTGCGCGAGTTGGGGCGCCACTCGTTCGGGTGACGGGAGCGTCGCCAGATTGGGTGATGAGGTAGCGCAGCCGCCCACAACCGTAAACAGAGAGCGGCTCCGGCAGGACTGCACTCGACGGACCGCCACGAGAAATTTGGTGCTTGTCAGTTGGGATCGGCGATGCGCGCGAGTCCCTCCTCGGCTTCTTTGATCATCCACTTGTCGCGAATTCGAGCGCCGATCTCCAAGGCGCGCGTGTAGTTCTCGCCTACCTGTGAGACATCGCTGGAGCGCTCCGCGCACCTGGCGACGTGAATCAGACTCCAGCCGGTCAGCTTGTCGTCGCCGGAATCCAGGCCGACACGTAGAGCGGCTGCGTAGTGCTTCTCCTCCTGGCGGGCGTCTTCCTCGTCCTGGGCCACCTCGGCCAACTGGTGGTGCGTCCAGCCTGCGGCTGCGGGGCAATCATGGGCGTCCGACACCGCCAGGGCTCGCTCGAAGAAGTCCTTGGCCGCTGCCAGTTCACGGCGTGAGCGCCGGTACACGGCGAAGTTGTACAGACTCCAGGCCTGCAGATGTGTGTCGTCGGTCTCGTCGGCGAGGCGATGGGCCCGGGTGAAGAACCTCAGTGCCATCTCGGGGTCACCGTTTCGCCAGCGGCAGGAGCCGAGGCCGTCCCATGCCCAGCCTTCCTTCTGCCTGGCGCGGTGTTCTATGGCGAGGTCGAGAGCCGACCAGTAGTGGTCCTCGGCCTGGTCGAGGGCGCCTTTGTCGCGCTCTTTGGTTGCCTGTTCGAGCAGGCTGTCAATTTCGGCCAGCCCTGGACCGGCCGTTGGGAGGCATTCGACCACCTCCCTCATCGAGGCCGCCGCGACGGCTGCGGCGGGGCGCTCAGCCGGTTCGAACCGCATGAGCTGACCGATCAGGGGCTGTAGGGCGCCAGCGGTGCGCATGGGCTCCGGAACACCGTGGGTGATGGCGTGGAACAGTTGCAGAGGGGAGTCACCGGGAAACGGATAACGCCCCTCCGCGGCGCGGTACAACGTCGCTCCCAGGGACCACATGTCCGAAGACGAAGATGCAGACCCGCCACTGATCTGCTCCGGGGACATGTACTGCGGCGTCCCGATCAGTGTTCCCGTGGCCGTGAGAGTGATCTCGCCCGACATTGTGGCGATCCCGAAATCGGCGATCACCGCCCGGCCGTTTTCCGCGAGGAGGATGTTGGCCGGCTTGATGTCGCGGTGGACCACTCCGGCCGCGTGCGCGGCAGCCAGAGCCGCCGCGATCTGTGTGCCGATGCGCGCCGCCTCGTCGACCCGGAGCGGTCCCTCGTCAAGGACCTCCCGAAGGGAACGCCCGTCCACAAATTCCATCACCATCCAGGGCAGACCGCTGCTGTCGGAGAACTGATCATGCACGGTGACGATGTTCGGATGATTGAGCTTTCCGGCCGCACGGGCCTCACGTTCGGCCCGGGCCAGGAGAACCTCACGGTCCTTGGCTGACAGCCCCTCAGGAACCTTGAACTGTTTGAGCACTACCTGGCGGCGCAGGCGCACGTCGTACGCGAGCCAAGCTTCCCCCTGACCGCCGGCCCCCAGTCGTCGTTTCAGCTGATACCTGCTGTCAACGACTGGAACCGTATCTGTATCCGCCATGAGTGCACATAACCACACCAGTGATGGCAGGCACAGAGCTACTTCCCGATTCCGATCCTTGAGGTTGGCAGCACGGACTGGAGGCCGCGATGCCGGACCAGATCATCTGCACACTCTGCCGCGACTCCGGGGAACGCCATAGCTCGCCACAAGGCGGAACGGTCCACTGGGTCGCCTGAGTCGGTCTTTCGTGACACGAGTTGGACGACGCCGGGGGAGTGGGTGTTGATGAGCACGTGGCGGAACGGATTGCCCGGGCTGGGGGCAGTCGTGGGACCGACTGCTCTCCCCTCCCCGCACCGGCGGAGCTTCCTCTCTGCCGAAGAAAGGTGCCCCATGCATGTAGTCGGACGGCGGTTTACCCGGCATCCGGCAGGGACAGATCGTGAGGAGTCAAGGCGAGGCTGCCACGTGCGGGTGGGTGCCGGGACCTTCCCGATCACGGCGAAAGAAGAAGTGCGAATGGTATCGGAGCATGTGCGAACAGAGCGGGTGAGTCGCAATCCGCTCGCCCCTGTGCGTGATTCCGTGCACGGCCTCATCGACACCTCCGACACCGCAGCCGGTTTCGCGTCACCGATCATCGACCGCGTCATTCAATCGCGCCCCGTTCAGCGGCTGAGGCGGGTAAAGCAGTTGGGCTTCGCTTCTCACAGCTTTGTGGGAGCGGACCACAG
Protein-coding sequences here:
- a CDS encoding serine/threonine-protein kinase, with the translated sequence MADTDTVPVVDSRYQLKRRLGAGGQGEAWLAYDVRLRRQVVLKQFKVPEGLSAKDREVLLARAEREARAAGKLNHPNIVTVHDQFSDSSGLPWMVMEFVDGRSLREVLDEGPLRVDEAARIGTQIAAALAAAHAAGVVHRDIKPANILLAENGRAVIADFGIATMSGEITLTATGTLIGTPQYMSPEQISGGSASSSSDMWSLGATLYRAAEGRYPFPGDSPLQLFHAITHGVPEPMRTAGALQPLIGQLMRFEPAERPAAAVAAASMREVVECLPTAGPGLAEIDSLLEQATKERDKGALDQAEDHYWSALDLAIEHRARQKEGWAWDGLGSCRWRNGDPEMALRFFTRAHRLADETDDTHLQAWSLYNFAVYRRSRRELAAAKDFFERALAVSDAHDCPAAAGWTHHQLAEVAQDEEDARQEEKHYAAALRVGLDSGDDKLTGWSLIHVARCAERSSDVSQVGENYTRALEIGARIRDKWMIKEAEEGLARIADPN